One genomic region from Marmota flaviventris isolate mMarFla1 chromosome 6, mMarFla1.hap1, whole genome shotgun sequence encodes:
- the Ltb gene encoding lymphotoxin-beta isoform X2 — MGALGLQGRGGRPQGTGCLLLAVAGATSLVTLLLAVPITVLAVLALVPQEQGGLIPSSSKNPFLRPGALSSHGKHPWVATLPPIVASTPVPGFQQLQEEKPETDLSSRLPAAHLIGAWMKGQGLSWEAKKEEAFLRSGTQFSGAEGLALPQDGLYYLYCNVGYRGRAPPSGAGPQDRSVTLRSSLYRAGGAYGRGAPELLLEGAETVTPVLDRAGRPQYRPLWYTSVGFGGLVQLRRGERVYVNISHPDMVDYRRGKTFFGAVMVGLVPSASLGKCLHSANV; from the exons ATGGGAGCACTGGGGCTGCAGGGCCGGGGTGGGAGGCCCCAGGGGACGGGCTGCCTCCTGCTGGCTGTGGCAGGAGCCACTTCGCTGGTGACCCTGCTGCTGGCAGTGCCTATCACTGTCCTGGCTGTGCTGGCCTTGGTGCCCCAGGAGCAGGGAGGACTG ATACCCTCTTCCTCCAAGAATCCATTCCTGCGCCCTGGAGCCCTGTCCTCTCATGGGAAGCATCCATGGGTGGCCACCCTGCCCCCAATTGTGGCCTCTACACCAGTTCCAGGGTTTCAGCAACTGCAGGAAGAGAAGCCAGAAACAGATCTCAGTTCCAGGCTCCCGGCTGCCCACCTTATTG GCGCGTGGATGAAGGGACAGGGGCTAAGCTGGGAGGCGAAGAAAGAAGAAGCGTTTCTAAGGAGCGGGACGCAGTTCTCTGGCGCCGAGGGGCTGGCCCTCCCGCAGGACGGCCTCTATTACCTCTACTGTAACGTCGGCTACCGGGGTCGGGCGCCACCTTCCGGCGCTGGCCCTCAGGATCGCTCCGTCACGCTGCGCAGCTCGTTGTATCGAGCTGGTGGCGCCTACGGTCGGGGCGCTCCCGAGCTGCTGCTGGAGGGCGCCGAAACCGTGACTCCAGTATTGGACCGTGCCGGGAGGCCACAGTACAGACCCCTCTGGTACACGAGCGTGGGGTTCGGCGGCCTGGTGCAGCTCCGGAGGGGCGAGAGGGTGTACGTCAACATCAGTCACCCCGATATGGTGGACTATAGGAGAGGGAAGACCTTCTTTGGGGCTGTGATGGTAGGGTTAGTGCCCTCTGCGTCCCTAGGAAAATGTCTGCATAGTGCGAATGTATGA
- the Ltb gene encoding lymphotoxin-beta isoform X1 has translation MGALGLQGRGGRPQGTGCLLLAVAGATSLVTLLLAVPITVLAVLALVPQEQGGLVMESAGLGAQAQQGLSKSNGLPSRLHSQIPSSSKNPFLRPGALSSHGKHPWVATLPPIVASTPVPGFQQLQEEKPETDLSSRLPAAHLIGAWMKGQGLSWEAKKEEAFLRSGTQFSGAEGLALPQDGLYYLYCNVGYRGRAPPSGAGPQDRSVTLRSSLYRAGGAYGRGAPELLLEGAETVTPVLDRAGRPQYRPLWYTSVGFGGLVQLRRGERVYVNISHPDMVDYRRGKTFFGAVMVGLVPSASLGKCLHSANV, from the exons ATGGGAGCACTGGGGCTGCAGGGCCGGGGTGGGAGGCCCCAGGGGACGGGCTGCCTCCTGCTGGCTGTGGCAGGAGCCACTTCGCTGGTGACCCTGCTGCTGGCAGTGCCTATCACTGTCCTGGCTGTGCTGGCCTTGGTGCCCCAGGAGCAGGGAGGACTG GTAATGGAGTCCGCAGGCCTGGGAGCACAAGCCCAGCAAGGACTGAGTAAGAGCAATGGACTCCCTTCCCGTCTGCATTCCCAGATACCCTCTTCCTCCAAGAATCCATTCCTGCGCCCTGGAGCCCTGTCCTCTCATGGGAAGCATCCATGGGTGGCCACCCTGCCCCCAATTGTGGCCTCTACACCAGTTCCAGGGTTTCAGCAACTGCAGGAAGAGAAGCCAGAAACAGATCTCAGTTCCAGGCTCCCGGCTGCCCACCTTATTG GCGCGTGGATGAAGGGACAGGGGCTAAGCTGGGAGGCGAAGAAAGAAGAAGCGTTTCTAAGGAGCGGGACGCAGTTCTCTGGCGCCGAGGGGCTGGCCCTCCCGCAGGACGGCCTCTATTACCTCTACTGTAACGTCGGCTACCGGGGTCGGGCGCCACCTTCCGGCGCTGGCCCTCAGGATCGCTCCGTCACGCTGCGCAGCTCGTTGTATCGAGCTGGTGGCGCCTACGGTCGGGGCGCTCCCGAGCTGCTGCTGGAGGGCGCCGAAACCGTGACTCCAGTATTGGACCGTGCCGGGAGGCCACAGTACAGACCCCTCTGGTACACGAGCGTGGGGTTCGGCGGCCTGGTGCAGCTCCGGAGGGGCGAGAGGGTGTACGTCAACATCAGTCACCCCGATATGGTGGACTATAGGAGAGGGAAGACCTTCTTTGGGGCTGTGATGGTAGGGTTAGTGCCCTCTGCGTCCCTAGGAAAATGTCTGCATAGTGCGAATGTATGA
- the Tnf gene encoding tumor necrosis factor yields MSTESMIRDVELAEEALPKKAWGPQGSSRCLCLSLFSFLLVAGATTLFCLLHFGVIGPQREEFLNNLPLSPQAQMLTLRSSSQNMNDKPVAHVVAKNEDKEQLVWLSRRANALLANGMELIDNQLVVPANGLYLVYSQVLFKGQGCPSYVLLTHTVSRFAVSYQDKVNLLSAIKSPCPKESLEGAEFKPWYEPIYLGGVFELQKGDRLSAEVNLPSYLDFAESGQVYFGVIAL; encoded by the exons ATGAGCACTGAAAGCATGATCCGGGACGTGGAGCTGGCCGAGGAGGCACTCCCCAAGAAGGCATGGGGGCCCCAGGGCTCCAGCCGGTGCCTGTGCCTCAGcctcttctccttcctgcttGTGGCAGGAGCCACTACGCTCTTCTGCCTGCTGCACTTTGGAGTGATCGGCCCCCAGAGGGAAGAG TTCCTGAATAACCTCCCTCTCAGCCCCCAGGCCCAGATGCTCACACTCA gatCATCTTCTCAAAACATGAATGACAAGCCTGTAGCCCATGTTGTAG CAAAAAATGAAGACAAGGAGCAGCTGGTGTGGCTAAGTCGTCGTGCCAATGCCCTCCTGGCCAATGGCATGGAGCTGATAGACAACCAGCTGGTGGTGCCTGCAAACGGGCTATACCTTGTCTACTCCCAGGTCCTCTTCAAGGGCCAAGGCTGCCCCTCCTACGTGCTCCTCACCCACACTGTCAGCCGCTTTGCTGTCTCTTATCAGGACAAGGTCAACCTCCTCTCTGCCATCAAGAGCCCTTGCCCAAAGGAGAGCCTGGAGGGGgctgagttcaagccctggtatGAACCCATCTATCTAGGAGGGGTCTTCGAGCTGCAGAAGGGTGATCGACTCAGTGCTGAGGTCAACCTGCCCAGCTATCTCGACTTTGCTGAGTCCGGGCAGGTCTACTTTGGGGTCATCGCTCTGTGA
- the Lta gene encoding lymphotoxin-alpha, with amino-acid sequence MTPPGRLYLPRVRGTRLLFLLLGLLLALPPRAKGLPGVGLLPSAARAAQQHPQKHFAHGTLKPAAHLVGDPSMQNSLRWRANTDRAFLRHGFSLSNNSLLVPTSGLYFVYSQVVFSGEGCSSKAVSTPLYLAHEVQLFSSQYPFHVPLLSAQKSVCPGPQGPWVRSVYQGAVFLLTRGDQLSTHTDGISHLLFSPSSVFFGAFAL; translated from the exons ATGACACCACCTGGACGTCTATACCTCCCAAGGGTGCGTGGCACCCGcctcctcttcctgcttctgGGGCTGCTACTCGCGCTGCCACCtagggccaag GGACTCCCTGGTGTTGGCCTCCTGCCCTCAGCTGCCCGGGCTGCTCAGCAGCACCCCCAGAAGCATTTTGCTCATGGCACCCTCAAACCTGCGGCTCACCTTGTTG GAGACCCTAGCATGCAGAACTCTCTACGCTGGAGAGCCAACACGGACCGTGCCTTCCTCCGCCATGGCTTCTCTTTGAGCAACAATTCCCTCCTGGTCCCCACCAGTGGCCTCTACTTCGTCTACTCCCAGGTGGTTTTCTCTGGGGAAGGCTGCTCCTCCAAGGCCGTCTCCACCCCTCTCTACCTCGCCCATGAGGTTCAGCTCTTCTCCTCCCAGTACCCCTTCCATGTGCCTCTCCTCAGCGCCCAGAAGTCTGTGTGCCCAGGGCCACAAGGACCTTGGGTGCGCTCAGTATACCAGGGGGCTGTGTTCCTGCTCACCCGAGGAGACCAGTTGTCCACCCACACAGATGGTATCTCCCACCTGCTCTTCAGTCCCAGCAGCGTCTTCTTTGGGGCTTTTGCTCTGTAG